In the Psychromicrobium lacuslunae genome, TCGCCACCATTATCGAGATTGATCCGAACCACCGGCAGCAACCATTTGGGAATCCGATCCGAGCTTTCAGCACACAACCGAGCAAGCGTATCGCGCACGTATTCATTGGAAAAACGCTCGATCAAGGTGCGTTTATAGGCCGGCAGATCAACCCCGGGCAGCGGCGCCAAGGTGGGGGTGGCTTCTAGATCCATGTAGTCCATTAGGAAATCGGCAAACAGCGGGTCTTGGCAGACCTCGTGAGCGTAGCGGTAACCGGCCAGATAACCGAAATAGCACTGTCCCTGGTGGCTGGCGTTGAGCAGCCGTAGCTTCATCAATTCATAGGGTTCTACATCCTCGACCAGCTGGACACCGACATCCTGGTAGCTGGGCCGGCCATCGCTGAAATGATCTTCGAGCACCCACTGCGCGAAGGGTTCGCAAACCACCGGCCACTCGTCTTCCACACCGAACTCCTCGGCGATGTTAGCGCGATCTTCATCGGTGGTGACCGGGGTGATCCGATCCACCATTGAGTTCGGGAAGGGCACCTCGGTGGCCATCCACTCGGCAAAGGCAGGATCCTTGAGTGCCGCGTAAGCGCCGAACATCTTTTTCGCGACGTCGCCATTGCCCTGAATATTGTCGCAGGACATCACGGTGAAAGGGGGCACGCCGCGTTCGCGACGCCGGATCAGCGCTTCAATTACCAGACCGAAGCTAGTTTTCGGTGCGGCCCCGGGTTGCAAATCGTGCTGTACATCGGGATTTTCGGCATTGAATTCACCGGTCACATGATGGAAGTTGTAGCCGCCTTCGGTGACAGTCAGCGAGACGATCCGCACCTCGGGGGAGGCCATTTTCTCGATCACGGCCTCCGGGTCAGCCGGGGCGAAAAGGTACTCGGCAATGGAACCGATCACTCGTGCTTCCCGGCTACCATCAGGGTTCTTGAGTACCAGGGTGTAAAGGCAGTCCTGGCGTTGCATTACCTGAGCCATATTTTCGTCGTGCGGTAAGACGCCGACCCCACAAATCGCCCAGTCCAGGGCCTTGCCCTGATTCATCAGGCGATCCAGATACATCGCCTGATGAGCACGATGAAAGCCGCCGACGCCGAAGTGCACGATGCCGGTGCGCAGCTGGGAGCGGTCGTAGCTGGGGACGGCCAATTGCTGGGGGAGCTCTGCCAGAGCTGCTTGCGTGAGTTTCACGGGCGAAAAATCCTTGGCTTGCCAGATGGTGTTTCTCGGAGTCTACCGCCTCTGTCAGCGCTTGGCTTCAGATGAGCGACCGCCCGGCGTTCCTTTAGTTCTTGCCTCAGTAATTGATTACTGAGGGTGCGCGGAAGCATTGGGGTTAGTGAGCTGCTCAGACCAGTTTCAGCTCGCTCAGTACGGTCCCTGGCTAACAGTTCCTGGCTAGCGAAAATCTCGCGAGTGCATCTGTACCGGTAACGTGAGCTCCTCGAAATGATCAGCCAGCAGATTCGTCACTCCCTCAGCGGAGCGCTCCAGAATGCCTCGAACAATTAACCCGGCTGACTCTCTGACTACTCGACGGTGCCGGTTCCAAGCTCCTTCTGAGCAGACCACGTTGATCAGCCCGGTCTCGTCTTCGACATTGATGAAGGTCGTGCTGTTCGCGGTTGCCGGGCGTTGTCGATGCGTTACCACCCCGGCGACTCGGATCCTGCGCCCGGGCTCTAGGGTTTTCAAATCGAGGGCGCGGGCGATGCCTTGCTTTTGCAGTTCCTTTCTGAGGTGCCGGAGCGGGTGATCTTTGGGCGAAATGCCGGTGGTCCAGATATCCGAAACCAGCTGATCCAATTCGGTGAAGACCGGCAGCATCGGGGCCTCGTACTGTAATGCGATGCCCGGTAGCTGATCAGCACGCTCTTGAGAAGCTGGCCCGGCCTGCCAAAGGGCTTCCCTCCGGCTGTTGATTAAGGATTCAAGGGCTCCGGCCGCGGCCAGCGCCTCCAACTGAGCGGTGCTGGGCTCCACTCGACGGGAGAGGTCAGCCAGATCGCTAAAAGGTGCCTTTGCGCGTTCTGCCACAATGCGTTCGGCCAGCGTGCTGCTGACCGCCTTAATGCTGGAAAGCCCTAGCCGCACTACGTGGGCCTTGTCCCGGCGGTGGTCGGCTAAGTGGTGATCGGCGTCCTTATCGAAGTTTCGGATTGCTGGCTGCTCGTGCTCCAAGCAGGAGGCAAGGCCGCTGACCAGATGACTGTTATGACAGTTATGATCGTTACTCTGCGTAGTTGCTTCGGTAGCGGGACTGGCCGGGTGGCCGATGTCAGGTGAGTGATTTGATGACCGTCCGCTCGTAGTGATTTCAGGTTCATCGGCGGGCTCGGTCAGGAATTCAAGCCCCGCCTCGACGCCGGAACGCAGTAGGTCTGGGCCCCTCACCTCGACACCGTGCCGTCGGGCGTCCTCCACCAAGGTGCGCGCGGAGTAGAAACCCATGGGCTGGGAGCGTAAGAGT is a window encoding:
- a CDS encoding mannitol dehydrogenase family protein; this encodes MKLTQAALAELPQQLAVPSYDRSQLRTGIVHFGVGGFHRAHQAMYLDRLMNQGKALDWAICGVGVLPHDENMAQVMQRQDCLYTLVLKNPDGSREARVIGSIAEYLFAPADPEAVIEKMASPEVRIVSLTVTEGGYNFHHVTGEFNAENPDVQHDLQPGAAPKTSFGLVIEALIRRRERGVPPFTVMSCDNIQGNGDVAKKMFGAYAALKDPAFAEWMATEVPFPNSMVDRITPVTTDEDRANIAEEFGVEDEWPVVCEPFAQWVLEDHFSDGRPSYQDVGVQLVEDVEPYELMKLRLLNASHQGQCYFGYLAGYRYAHEVCQDPLFADFLMDYMDLEATPTLAPLPGVDLPAYKRTLIERFSNEYVRDTLARLCAESSDRIPKWLLPVVRINLDNGGEISRSAAIVASWARYAEGIDEAGEPITIVDQLRDELMAAAARQVPDSPDGDKLAFIANRAVFGDLIDNERFVAAYSTALDDLHRVGSRATVQSLQTAAQG